AGTTCACCCTGGGCTCGGTGATGGCCAGCAGCGGCGGCAATCCGCTACGCACTCTGGTGCGCACGCCGACCGTCTACGCCATCCTGCTGTCGCTGGTCCTGCTGCTCACCGGCACCGACCTGCCGCTGTGGCTTGCCAACAGCGTCGAGCTGATCTCGGGCTTTACCGTCCCCTTGATGCTGATCACCCTGGGCGTCTCGCTGGCCAGCATTCAGGTAAGAAGCCTACGCTCCGGCATCAGCTTCAGCCTGCTGCGCATTCCGGTCGCTGCGGCGCTGGCCTGGAGCATCGGTGCACTGCTGGGCCTGCCACCGCTGGCCCACAGCATCGTGGTGCTGCAGATGAGCATGCCGGTGGCGGTGTTCAACTACCTGTTCGCCCAGAAGGCACGGCGTGAACCGGAGTATGTGGCCAGCCTGGTATTCTGCTCGACCCTGCTCTCGCTGCTCTACCTGCCGCTGCTGCTGGCGTGGCTGATGTAGATATCGGGCCCAGCGTAGTGGACTCTCCGGTACCCTGTATTTACAGCTGCCAGTCATTGTTGGTAAGCGGCGCTCCGCCGTCAGAAGTGACTCGCACGGTGTCACTCAACCCGATCCCCCATCGTCCCGGTAGCCGCAGGCAGAGCGGCAAATGGAAAACCATATCAGGGGCAAA
This DNA window, taken from Halomonas piscis, encodes the following:
- a CDS encoding AEC family transporter — its product is MLTELFAVMAPVLAGAGLGFSWVRLGQPYPVEFVTRLVFNIGTPTLVIASLSSAEIEASNFGRTMLATALVICTMAAMTWPLARLLRQDWRVLLAPAMYPNTGNMGLPVVLYAFGSAGFAYGITVMVTVSLFQFTLGSVMASSGGNPLRTLVRTPTVYAILLSLVLLLTGTDLPLWLANSVELISGFTVPLMLITLGVSLASIQVRSLRSGISFSLLRIPVAAALAWSIGALLGLPPLAHSIVVLQMSMPVAVFNYLFAQKARREPEYVASLVFCSTLLSLLYLPLLLAWLM